The DNA region GGCGGGACGCACTCGGTCTACGGCTCGACGTCACCGACGCCGACTCGGTCGCCGCGGCAGTCGCCTCCGTCGTCGCCCAGCGGGGACGGCTCGACGTGCTGGTGAACAACGCCGGGGTCACCATCACCGGCGCCGCCCACGATCTGGCCGAGGACGACTGGGATCGCGAGATGCGGGTCAACGTCAAGAGCGTGTACCTGATGAGCCGCGCGGCCTGGCCCCACCTGGTGGCCAGCAAGGGCAACATCGTCAACACGGCCTCCATCGCCGCGTTGTGGGCCATCCCCGCTGACGCCGCCTACTGCGCGTCCAAGGCCGCCGTCCTCATGCTGACCAAGTGCATGGCCCTGGACGGCGCGCGCGACGGGGTGCGCTCCAACTGCGTGTGTCCCGGGTACACCGACACCCCCATGATCCAGGGCTATTTCGCCGATCAGACGGATCCGGCGTCGGCGCGGACCTTCGCCGAGTCCATCCATCCGCTGGGACGGCTCGGGCAGCCCGATGACATCGCCT from Nakamurella flava includes:
- a CDS encoding SDR family NAD(P)-dependent oxidoreductase, which translates into the protein MTGRLEGKVALITGAASGIGRRTAERFADEGAIVVVGDLDEAGALAAAEHLGRDALGLRLDVTDADSVAAAVASVVAQRGRLDVLVNNAGVTITGAAHDLAEDDWDREMRVNVKSVYLMSRAAWPHLVASKGNIVNTASIAALWAIPADAAYCASKAAVLMLTKCMALDGARDGVRSNCVCPGYTDTPMIQGYFADQTDPASARTFAESIHPLGRLGQPDDIASAMVYLASDDASWVTGSALTVDGGLTSGIWG